A stretch of DNA from Sporichthyaceae bacterium:
ATCGGGGCCGTCACTACGGTGGCGGGTACCGGCACCGCCGGCTACAACGGCGACGGCGGGCCGGGCGGCAGCGCCCATCTCTATAACCCGTACGGGGTGGCAGTGGACGGCGCAGGCAACCTCTACATCGCCGACACCGCCAACCAGCGGGTGCGGATGGTGAGCACCGCGGGGCTCATCACCACGGTGGCGGGTACCGGCAGCGCCGGCCTCAACGGCGACGGCGGGCCGGCCGCGGCCGGCACCGTCGATCTCTATTACCCGTACGGGGTGGCGGTGGACGGCACGGGCAACCTCTACATCGCCGACACCGCCAACCATCGGGTGCGGATGGTGGATCTGACCGCCTCGCCCCCGGTCATCACTACCGTGGCGGGTACCGGCACCGCCGGCTACAACGGCGACGGCGGGCCGGGCGGCAGCGCCCAACTGTATAACCCGTACGGGGTGGCAGTGGACGGCGCAGGCAACCTCTACATCGCCGACACCGCCAACCAGCGGGTGCGGATGGTGAGCACCGCGGGGCTCATCACCACGGTGGCGGGTACCGGCAGCGCCGGCTACAACGGCGACGGCGGGCCGGCCGCAGCCGGCACCGTCGATCTCTATTACCCGTCCGGGGTGGCGGTGGACGGCGCGGGCAACCTCTACATCGCCGACCGCGGCAACCAGCGGGTGCGGATGGTGAGCACCGCGGGGCTCATCACCACGGTGGCGGGCACCGGCACCGCCGGCTACAACGGCGACGGCGGGCCGGCCGGCAGCACCCAACTCAACGCCCCGTCCGGGGTGGCGGTAGACGGGGAGGGCAACCTTTACATCGCCGACCGCAGCAACCAGCGGGTGCGGATGGTGGATCTGACCGCCACGCCCCCGGTCATCACCACGGTGGCGGGTACCGGCACCGCCGGTTACAACGGCGGCGGCGGGCCGTCCGGCAGCACCCAACTCAACGCCCCGTCCGGGGTGGCGGTAGACGGTGAGGGCAACCTCTACATCGCCGACCGCAGCAACCAACGGGTGCGGCAGATGGAGCTGGCCCCGCGTGTTTCTTCATGATCGAGCAGGTTTGAACACACCGGTTCTCCATCCGGCGACGAACTGCCCCCGGCGCGCGCGAGGGTCTTCCGTTACTGCCGGCTCAGGAAGGCACGCGGTCTGCAGCCGGTCAAGGCCACGGCACAGGAGGCCTCCTACACCAATGGCGCCGGGGCCGAACTTGGCGAGGCCCTCGACACCGAGTGCAAAGCGGCACTTGCAACCTGCGCCTCCAACGATCACGACCAGCCCGTCCGTTCCCTCCTGAACAAGCAGCGGCCTGTATTTCGGGGGCTGCTGACGCCGGGCCGGGCCGGGCGACGCCGTTGACAGGAGAGTTGTATCCGCCACCTGCGCCTTCGGGGGCCGTTGTGGCTGCGACGGTGGCGGGGGCTACGTGGCCGGCTGCGTGGGGTGCGCTTGCGAAAGGTGGCTGCGGATCCGTGCGTGCCGGGATCCGTGGGTTCGCCCACCTCCCAAGCTGCACGCTCAGGTCGCCTGTCCGCTGCCCGAGTCCTCCGCCTGATCCTGGCCACCCGCCGGTCACCGAGCAGCGCGGCTCGAAGCCGGTCGCATCACCCCTCGGCCGTCCGCCGGCCAATCTGCATCGCTCCTCCACCGACCCGGTTGAGCCCGAACCCGGGTCGGTGCCGGGCAGCGTCCACGAACCGACCGGTCCGTGTCCTCAGCGTTCGAGGTTGCGGGCCCCCGTGTCCGTGGCCGCCGCTGGTCGCGATGTGGTTCAGCACATCGCCGACCTCGACGCTGCGCCGATCATCGTGGGGCACTCCTTCGGCGGGCTGTTCAGCGAAAAGCTCCTCGGCCAAGGTCTCGGTGCAGCCGGCGTCGCCATCGATCCCGCCCAGATCAAAGGCGTGCTGCCGTTGCCACTCGCGCAGGTACGTGCGGGTCTTCCCGGACTCGGCAACCCCGCCAACCTCCACAAGGCCGACTCCCTCACCGAGAAGGAATCCCGGTTCGGCTTCGGCAACGCGGTGAGCGAAGAAGAATCCCTTGCCCTGTACGAGAAGTGGACCATCCCGCACCCGCGCGGCCCCTGTTCCAAGACGCCGCGGCGAACTTCGTTCTGCACTCCCAAGCCAAGGTCGACACCGCGAACAACACTCGCGGTCCGCCGCTGCTGATCTCCGGCACCGCAGACCACGCCGTCCCCGATGTCGTGACCCGCTCGACATTCAAGCAATACCGCGACTCCACCGCGGTCACCGAACTCAAACAGTTCGAAGGCCGCGGACACTCACTGGCCATCGACAGCGGATGGCGGCAAGTCGCCGACGCAGTACTCGCCTGGCTCACTACCAACCTGCTGTAGCCACCAGGAACCACCGGCTCGGTCGACCTGACCGACCACCAATGTGGAGTCACGGTCGGCCACCACGCGGCCCGGCCATCCGCCTGATCTGCATGGCGGCTTTCGACACGGCCTTCGGGTCGTTGTCGCAGTAGCGGCCCAGATACGCGCGCACACCGAACCTGTTCCCGTCGACCGCGGCGTCCATCACCCGCCGTGCCGCAAGCTTCGGTGCAGCCTCGGGTCCTGCGCAGTCGTTGACGAGGCGGTGGCCCAGACAGGTCGGGGGCACCTTGGTTGGAGGGCGCGGCCCCGCTGGCCGGCGGGACGGGTCTGGCGCAGGATGGGACGGTGCCCTGTCCACCGGCGTGGTTGCTGCGGCGTGATCCGGGACTGGCAGTGGTTCGGCGGGCGGCCCGGGTCACGCTGGTCGGGTGCGCCGCGTTCTACCTTTGCCGGTACGCGCTGGGCAACGCCCAGATGGCCCCTTATGCGCTGTTCGGGGTGGTAGCGCTCGGAGCGCTGGCGCAGATTCCCGGCAGTCCCGCGCAGCGCGCCCGCACGCTGGTCGCGGTACTGCCGGTCGGCTGGGTGCTGGTAACGCTGGGCACGCTGCTGTCGGTGCGCACCGCGGGCGCGGTAGCCGGGATGTTCGTGCTGGGGTTCGTGGTCAGCCTGGTCGGGGTCGGTGGTCCCCGACTGGTCGGGCTGGCCGCCGGGATGCAGCTGCTGTACATCCTGCCGTGTTTCCCGCCGTACGAACCCGGCGCGCTGGGGTGGCGGCTGGCCGGTCTCACGGTGGCGGTGCTGCTCCTGGCGACCGCCGAGCTGCTGCTCTGGCCGGATCCAACCCCGCTGCCGTACGAGCGGCGGCTGGCCGACGCGGTCGCCGCGCTCGCGGACTGCCTGGATACCCTCGCGGCCGGCTGGTCGGGGGATCCCGCAGCCCGGGAGCGGCTGGCCGGGCTGTTGCCGAGCGCGGTGGAGGCGGCCGAGGTGCTGCGGCCCTCGCGGCTGCCGCTGGGGCAGCGACCGGCGTCGGCGAACCGGCGCGACCGGGCGTTGACCGCGGCGGCCGGCACCGCACGGCTGCTGCTGGGCCGCACCGCGGAGCTGGCCGGCACCGAGGACCGAGACGCCGTGCAGCTGCCGGCGGCGGCCGCCTTGCTGCGCCAGGCGGCCTCGTGCGCGCGGACCGCCGCCGACTGGTTGCACGGCGGCGGGGAAGCCCCCGACACCGACCGGGTCGCCGCCGCGCTGGCCGAGTTCCGCAGCGCGCGGGCGGCCCTGACCCCGGACGGGCTCGCGCCGCAGCGGCTGGCGGTCGGTTCGCTGGCGCTGAGCCTGGGGGAGTGGACCAAGTCCCTGGTGACTGCGATCCGGATCGCGGCGGGCGAACCGATCGGCCCGGACCACACTCCGGCTTCGGCACAGCCGGGCCAGTTCTGGTACGCCTACCGCTGCACACCGTCGCTGTGGTGGCATCGGCTGCGCGAGCACCTGACTCCGCGCTCGGTGTACTTCCAGGGCGCGTTGCGGCTGGCCGGCGCGTTGGCGGTGGCTCGCCTGCTGGCCGGTGTGTTCGACCTCTCGCACGGGTTCTGGGTGCTGTTGACCGTCCTCACCCTGTCGCGCACCTCGGCCGCCGAGACTCGCATGCTGTTGCGCCCGGCACTGGTCGGGACGGTGGCCGGGTCGGTGCTGGCGGCGGGCCTCTTGGTGATCGGCATCCCGGCTGGGGTCTTCGCGGTGGTGCTGCCGGTGGCGATGCTGGTCGGGTTCGCGGCCGGTCCGCTGCTCGGGCTGGGCTGGGCGCAGGCGCTGCTCACGCTGGTTCTGGCCTTGGTGTTCGCCCAGGTGTCGCCGGTGGATTGGCGGCTGGCCGAGGCCAGGGTGGTCGACGTCGTGGTGGGCGCGGGGATCGGTGCGGTGATGGGGCTGTTGGCCTGGCCGCGCGGCGGGTCCGGTGAGCTGCACCGGGCCACCGGCACGTTTCTGGCCGCGGCCGCGCAGGTGGTGCGCGAGACGGTGGCCGTGCTGGCGCGCGGCCAGGCCCCCGGGGAGGCGTTGCCCCGGGCCCGCGCGGCCGGACAGCTGGCCGAGGCGTCCTTTGCGCTGTACCAGAACGAACGCCATCCGCCAGGTCGCACTGACTGGCAGGCCGCCCTGATCGCCGGCCACCATGCAATCCGTGGCGCGGAGGCGTTGGTCCGGTCCTGCCCCGCCGGCGGGCTGTTGCCCTGCGTCGCCACCCTCGCCGCCACCGCCGAGGACGTCGCCGGGCGATTCCAGGACCTCTCCGACCGATTGCTGCACCGGCAGCCGCCCCCGGGGGCCCCGCCCCCGGCTCATCAGCCCACCGACTGGCCCACCGACCTTGGCCAGAACCTCTATCACCTGGCCGACCTGCGGGTCTGGCTGGAAGGCCTAGGGGCAGACCTGAATCGGATCCTCACCCCCGCCGAATACGAAGCACCCAGCGCAGCGGGCCAGCCGGCCATCCGGATCACGCTGCTGGCAGATGGCGCCGCAAGCTGAGAACCGGTCGGCCCGGCTTGGGTGCCGGATTTGGCAGGCGCTCATGCTCGCACACGGCTTTCTCGACACAGGGAAGGCCGGAGCGGTCGAACCCTGCGCCGTCGATCGTGTGACCTGCACTCCGCACGTCAAGGCTGAGCCGCTTCACGGTCGGTGCGGGCCTTGCTCCGACAAGCGAGTTTGCGTGCCTGCTCGCGATTCCGAGCCGGGTTGAAACCGGTCGGAACGTCAGGTTCGAATCCTGGACGTTTCGGCACTGCACGTTTCGGCAGGCGGTCGAGCTCGAGCCGGTACGTCGGATGCCCGCTCCGGGCATGGTGCTGCTCCTCCGAGTTGACGGGGTGTCAGACGAGTCCCGTGAGGTGACGATCTGAGGTCATGTCAGGTCCGGTGCGCACCAGTGCGTTCAGAACTGCGGCTTGCCCTGGCGTGAGCTTTCAGGACGACCTGAACGGCAACGGACAGCGCGTCGAACAACCCGGACCAGGGCATCGAGCGTGAAGTTCAACAGCATCATGGCGGCGCACACTGCCCCAACGGGCCGGGCAGGACCAGTGCCGTCTGGCACCAGCGGCGTGACAGACCCCGGCGAGCCAATTCTGACGTCACGTCAGAACGATCCGCCGACGCCGGGTGACAGCCGAAGCAGTCCCGTCGTCGGCGGGGCGCTTCCCGTCCGCCCCAAAAATGCGGCTAGCCCGACCGCCCAGTCGTTCGATGCGTGAGGAGCCATGCGGTCGCTGCCGCCAGGAGCACGGCGGTGACGAGGAGCACGACACCGACGGCGTCCGAGCCGCGGGCGAGCGAGGAGACGCCCAGCGCCACTGACCCCAGGGTCAGCAGCGCGAGGAGCGCGATGAGTCGCAGGATGAGGAACCCGGTGAAGACGTCCCGCATCTGCGCAGCGTAACCCCGCTGCGATCCACACCGGATCTCGATTCGGCCGGCGGGTCAGGGTTACTGTCGCCCGGTGGAGGTCGGGCTCATCGTCATCTGTGCGTTCGCCATCCTCAGCCTGACCTATCTGGGAGTGGGGGCGTGGTTGCGAGACCGCCAGCACCGTCGAAAGTGATGGCCTGACCGCCAGTCGAAACGTCCGCGCCGACGGAACACAGTGCCGCCGACACCGGTACCTGCGCAGGCAGGGCAGCGGTCACGCGTTCGACCTGCCCGTCGAGGCGCTCGCCGCGCCGGACGTCGCAGCGTGTCCAGGGGCTCGGTCAGGGGCCGGGCGCCTCGAAGTGCCCGTGCGGCCACGCCCTCCTCCCGTGGGCGACGCGGACCGCGCAGACCCGGGCGGTGATGAACGCGGTCGACCGGCGCTCCCGCACCAGCCCGGCGAGCAGGCATTCGACAACCTCGTCGACGGCACGGTCGGCGGCCGCGCGGCGGGCGAACGGGCCGGCCAGGATCACCCACTGATCGGTGATGACCCACCACGCCGACTCTGCGGCGCTGTACTGTCCAGGCCCCGCAGTCACAACAGCAGTCGAACACACATTCGATTCATGCGGGCAGGCTACCCCGCGACCCTCGGCCCTGTTGCACGAGAACTGGAGCAGACGGCGATGGTCGGCGCCGCGAACCGACAACCCGCCGCAAGGCGGTTCACCTCCAGCGACGCGAGCCTGACCGATCACCGGGCGCAGCCGTTGCTCCCTGCGCAGGCTCCACGCAGACGCGCCCGGGCGCCGCAGGCCGGGTCGGGCGATCGGTTCGGCGGCACCCAGCGTCAACAGCCCGGTCGGGCATGCCACGTCGCGGTGCGGTCCAGACCCGCGGTTCAGGGTTCGATCTTCTCGCAGGCCGGTGAGGCGGTGCGGCCTTCGAAGGTGGTGGTGGCGCAGAGCAGGCTCTGGGGTGCGAGGTCGAGGTTGACGGGGAATTCGACGTAGGCGTGCCCGACCTTCGAGCAGCGGGACTGCCCGTGGCGGTGGAATGGTTGGTGGTCGGCCAGGGTGCCGGTCAGGTCG
This window harbors:
- a CDS encoding NHL repeat-containing protein — translated: MGTPPVAIGAVTTVAGTGTAGYNGDGGPGGSAHLYNPYGVAVDGAGNLYIADTANQRVRMVSTAGLITTVAGTGSAGLNGDGGPAAAGTVDLYYPYGVAVDGTGNLYIADTANHRVRMVDLTASPPVITTVAGTGTAGYNGDGGPGGSAQLYNPYGVAVDGAGNLYIADTANQRVRMVSTAGLITTVAGTGSAGYNGDGGPAAAGTVDLYYPSGVAVDGAGNLYIADRGNQRVRMVSTAGLITTVAGTGTAGYNGDGGPAGSTQLNAPSGVAVDGEGNLYIADRSNQRVRMVDLTATPPVITTVAGTGTAGYNGGGGPSGSTQLNAPSGVAVDGEGNLYIADRSNQRVRQMELAPRVSS
- a CDS encoding alpha/beta hydrolase, with amino-acid sequence MSVAAAGRDVVQHIADLDAAPIIVGHSFGGLFSEKLLGQGLGAAGVAIDPAQIKGVLPLPLAQVRAGLPGLGNPANLHKADSLTEKESRFGFGNAVSEEESLALYEKWTIPHPRGPCSKTPRRTSFCTPKPRSTPRTTLAVRRC
- a CDS encoding FUSC family protein, with the protein product MPCPPAWLLRRDPGLAVVRRAARVTLVGCAAFYLCRYALGNAQMAPYALFGVVALGALAQIPGSPAQRARTLVAVLPVGWVLVTLGTLLSVRTAGAVAGMFVLGFVVSLVGVGGPRLVGLAAGMQLLYILPCFPPYEPGALGWRLAGLTVAVLLLATAELLLWPDPTPLPYERRLADAVAALADCLDTLAAGWSGDPAARERLAGLLPSAVEAAEVLRPSRLPLGQRPASANRRDRALTAAAGTARLLLGRTAELAGTEDRDAVQLPAAAALLRQAASCARTAADWLHGGGEAPDTDRVAAALAEFRSARAALTPDGLAPQRLAVGSLALSLGEWTKSLVTAIRIAAGEPIGPDHTPASAQPGQFWYAYRCTPSLWWHRLREHLTPRSVYFQGALRLAGALAVARLLAGVFDLSHGFWVLLTVLTLSRTSAAETRMLLRPALVGTVAGSVLAAGLLVIGIPAGVFAVVLPVAMLVGFAAGPLLGLGWAQALLTLVLALVFAQVSPVDWRLAEARVVDVVVGAGIGAVMGLLAWPRGGSGELHRATGTFLAAAAQVVRETVAVLARGQAPGEALPRARAAGQLAEASFALYQNERHPPGRTDWQAALIAGHHAIRGAEALVRSCPAGGLLPCVATLAATAEDVAGRFQDLSDRLLHRQPPPGAPPPAHQPTDWPTDLGQNLYHLADLRVWLEGLGADLNRILTPAEYEAPSAAGQPAIRITLLADGAAS